The proteins below are encoded in one region of Spirochaetota bacterium:
- a CDS encoding M28 family peptidase, which translates to MLHTIFNRNRAAKREILHNSHAIIDFLSNSLGERTLRKYENLAAASTYIANRFAQFGHIPIEEGYRVDDKRVHNIIADIPGKDPSRGLVLIGAHYDTISDTPGADDNASGIAGLLEVYRLLSAGSYARTIRFIAFTLEEPPHFSGDTMGSMVSAKNSRDRGDRIDLMICLEMLGFGGKHVEQHVPFRDMARKTPKRGDFLAVVSLPSSSAYTFLWKKLYNGRARREIIDMVGPSSIPGISHSDHYSYVKQGYPAIMLTDTAFYRNMNYHTELDTMKTINFQFLTENIWNIHLTLASLANLETLVSASDSGLNR; encoded by the coding sequence ATGCTGCACACAATATTTAACAGAAACCGCGCCGCGAAACGTGAGATACTTCATAACTCTCACGCGATTATCGATTTTCTCTCAAATTCGCTCGGAGAGCGCACCCTGAGAAAATACGAGAACCTGGCCGCGGCTTCGACCTACATCGCGAACAGGTTCGCCCAGTTCGGCCATATACCGATCGAAGAAGGGTACAGGGTTGACGACAAGCGCGTTCACAACATAATCGCCGATATCCCGGGAAAGGATCCGTCCAGGGGACTTGTTCTTATCGGAGCCCATTACGATACGATCTCTGATACCCCGGGCGCGGATGATAACGCCTCCGGCATCGCCGGGCTGCTGGAAGTATACCGGCTTCTCTCCGCCGGATCGTACGCACGCACGATCCGATTCATCGCGTTTACCCTCGAGGAACCTCCGCATTTCTCCGGGGATACCATGGGGAGCATGGTGAGTGCGAAAAATTCCCGCGACCGCGGAGACCGGATCGATCTTATGATCTGCCTGGAAATGCTCGGTTTTGGGGGAAAACACGTTGAGCAGCATGTCCCTTTCCGGGATATGGCCCGCAAAACCCCAAAGCGCGGAGATTTCCTGGCCGTGGTTTCGCTCCCCTCTTCCTCTGCATACACGTTTTTGTGGAAAAAACTTTATAACGGCCGGGCGCGCCGTGAGATTATCGACATGGTAGGTCCTTCTTCAATCCCAGGAATCAGCCATTCCGACCATTACAGCTATGTAAAACAGGGTTACCCGGCAATAATGCTCACGGACACCGCTTTTTATCGAAATATGAACTACCATACCGAACTCGATACCATGAAGACCATTAACTTCCAATTTCTAACCGAGAATATCTGGAATATACACCTTACGCTGGCCTCGCTGGCGAACCTGGAGACACTGGTTTCCGCATCAGATTC